The following are encoded together in the Zingiber officinale cultivar Zhangliang chromosome 8A, Zo_v1.1, whole genome shotgun sequence genome:
- the LOC122010569 gene encoding transcription repressor OFP3-like codes for MMPSFWFYKLKDAPKSNRSHTIQNAMKLRRCQFQSSPSLPPPLPLPRRASSYISTRERTERLVPHSPINHKASDTYFPVGSPRKSSPNTPRKATIPTTSPSVRDKSGKFEGSEELLELRLPPILTKPVEDHGEKETEQVEPRSPRLGARKQRETFLAESLVVVKSSADPQKDFRESMVEMVMEKDLRRPKELEELLMCYLSLNSRKYHGIILKEFKKIWVALVQHELHL; via the coding sequence ATGATGCCAAGCTTCTGGTTCTACAAGCTCAAGGATGCACCCAAATCCAACCGAAGCCACACCATCCAAAACGCCATGAAACTGAGGAGGTGTCAATTTCAATCATCACCATCATTGCCACCGCCGTTGCCACTTCCCAGGAGAGCTTCCAGCTACATCTCCACTAGAGAAAGAACAGAAAGATTAGTCCCTCACTCACCCATCAACCACAAGGCTTCAGACACTTACTTCCCCGTTGGCTCCCCGAGGAAGTCCTCGCCAAACACCCCAAGGAAGGCCACCATTCCAACTACGTCCCCCTCGGTTCGCGACAAGTCAGGGAAATTCGAGGGATCGGAAGAATTGCTCGAGCTCAGGCTTCCTCCAATTTTGACAAAGCCGGTCGAGGATCACGGTGAGAAAGAAACTGAGCAGGTGGAACCGAGGTCCCCGAGGCTCGGGGCAAGGAAGCAGAGGGAGACATTTCTAGCtgagagcttggtggtggtgaagTCATCGGCTGATCCACAGAAGGATTTCAGGGAATCAATGGTGGAAATGGTGATGGAGAAAGATCTCAGAAGGCCTAAGGAGTTGGAGGAGCTGCTCATGTGCTATTTGTCCTTGAATTCAAGGAAGTATCACGGGATCATTCTCAAAGAGTTCAAGAAAATCTGGGTTGCCCTCGTTCAGCATGAATTACATCTCTGA
- the LOC122012869 gene encoding 5-amino-6-(5-phospho-D-ribitylamino)uracil phosphatase, chloroplastic-like isoform X1, whose amino-acid sequence MECSIRSSSLVPPRPLSGHGVPSITARFRLPRLKASIKRSGVVFCQATGSWDKGFGNGIPRVPGQVFVEEAIGAEYGEGFETFRMDGPLKVDVDYLNDRLQECFLQRVRHSMKPDEAFGLIFSWDNVMVDTRSLKLNVWKQLASEEGKELPEDMHTRKLILHAAADHVLRKVLCWAEEESELERLKSRLLKLYYENLLKLDKPIEGLKVWLDAIYTAGIPCAIVSSLDRMHMHECLQKMGLKKYFQAFVTLEDGMESIAHRFLSAALKMDRKPSKCVVFEDDPRAITAAHNCTMMAVGLIGAHPAYELDQADLAVASYSELSVINLRRLFAHKGSHFMDLQKQIIDKSPPKRKLMTDTIY is encoded by the exons ATGGAGTGTAGCATCCGGAGTTCGTCTCTGGTGCCACCGAGACCGTTGTCTGGCCATGGAGTTCCCTCGATTACGGCGAGGTTTCGACTGCCG AGATTGAAGGCCTCAATCAAACGGAGCGGTGTTGTTTTCTGCCAAGCGACGGGATCTTGGGACAAGGGTTTTGGAAATGGGATCCCGAGAGTCCCCGGCCAGGTTTTTGTTGAAGAG GCAATTGGAGCTGAATATGGAGAAGGTTTTGAAACATTTAGAATGGATGGGCCACTAAAGGTTGATGTG GATTACCTAAATGATAGACTACAAGAGTGCTTTCTCCAACGAGTAAGACATTCTATGAAGCCAGATGAAGCTTTTGGTCTTATCTTCTCATGGGACAATGTCATG GTGGACACACGGTCTTTGAAATTAAATGTTTGGAAACAGCTTGCTTCAGAAGAGG GAAAAGAACTTCCAGAGGATATGCATACACGCAAGCTCATTCTTCATGCAGCTGCTGATCATGTTCTGAGAAAG GTTTTATGCTGGgcagaagaagaaagtgaattgGAAAGACTGAAGTCGCGGTTGTTAAAGTTATATTATGAGAACCTTCTGAAG CTAGATAAACCAATTGAAGGATTAAAAGTGTGGCTAGATGCAATTTATACAGCAGGCATTCCTTGTGCCATTGTATCAAGCCTAGATCGTATGCATATGCATGAATGCTTGCAGAAGATGGGCTTGAAGAAGTATTTCCAG GCTTTTGTCACTTTAGAAGATGGGATGGAGTCCATAGCTCATCGATTTCTCTCAGCTGCCCTGAAA ATGGACAGGAAGCCCTCCAAGTGTGTAGTATTTGAGGATGATCCAAGAGCCATTACTGCTGCTCATAACTGCACAATGATGGCTGTAGGTCTGATTGGTGCTCATCCTGC GTACGAGTTGGATCAGGCTGATCTGGCTGTTGCTAGTTACAGCGAACTCTCTGTGATCAACCTTAGAAGATTATTTGCTCACAAAGGATCACACTTCATGGACTTACAGAAGCAGATCATAGATAAGTCGCCACCTAAAAGAAAGCTGATGACTGACACAATCTACTAG
- the LOC122012869 gene encoding 5-amino-6-(5-phospho-D-ribitylamino)uracil phosphatase, chloroplastic-like isoform X2, whose amino-acid sequence MECSIRSSSLVPPRPLSGHGVPSITARFRLPRLKASIKRSGVVFCQATGSWDKGFGNGIPRVPGQVFVEEAIGAEYGEGFETFRMDGPLKDYLNDRLQECFLQRVRHSMKPDEAFGLIFSWDNVMVDTRSLKLNVWKQLASEEGKELPEDMHTRKLILHAAADHVLRKVLCWAEEESELERLKSRLLKLYYENLLKLDKPIEGLKVWLDAIYTAGIPCAIVSSLDRMHMHECLQKMGLKKYFQAFVTLEDGMESIAHRFLSAALKMDRKPSKCVVFEDDPRAITAAHNCTMMAVGLIGAHPAYELDQADLAVASYSELSVINLRRLFAHKGSHFMDLQKQIIDKSPPKRKLMTDTIY is encoded by the exons ATGGAGTGTAGCATCCGGAGTTCGTCTCTGGTGCCACCGAGACCGTTGTCTGGCCATGGAGTTCCCTCGATTACGGCGAGGTTTCGACTGCCG AGATTGAAGGCCTCAATCAAACGGAGCGGTGTTGTTTTCTGCCAAGCGACGGGATCTTGGGACAAGGGTTTTGGAAATGGGATCCCGAGAGTCCCCGGCCAGGTTTTTGTTGAAGAG GCAATTGGAGCTGAATATGGAGAAGGTTTTGAAACATTTAGAATGGATGGGCCACTAAAG GATTACCTAAATGATAGACTACAAGAGTGCTTTCTCCAACGAGTAAGACATTCTATGAAGCCAGATGAAGCTTTTGGTCTTATCTTCTCATGGGACAATGTCATG GTGGACACACGGTCTTTGAAATTAAATGTTTGGAAACAGCTTGCTTCAGAAGAGG GAAAAGAACTTCCAGAGGATATGCATACACGCAAGCTCATTCTTCATGCAGCTGCTGATCATGTTCTGAGAAAG GTTTTATGCTGGgcagaagaagaaagtgaattgGAAAGACTGAAGTCGCGGTTGTTAAAGTTATATTATGAGAACCTTCTGAAG CTAGATAAACCAATTGAAGGATTAAAAGTGTGGCTAGATGCAATTTATACAGCAGGCATTCCTTGTGCCATTGTATCAAGCCTAGATCGTATGCATATGCATGAATGCTTGCAGAAGATGGGCTTGAAGAAGTATTTCCAG GCTTTTGTCACTTTAGAAGATGGGATGGAGTCCATAGCTCATCGATTTCTCTCAGCTGCCCTGAAA ATGGACAGGAAGCCCTCCAAGTGTGTAGTATTTGAGGATGATCCAAGAGCCATTACTGCTGCTCATAACTGCACAATGATGGCTGTAGGTCTGATTGGTGCTCATCCTGC GTACGAGTTGGATCAGGCTGATCTGGCTGTTGCTAGTTACAGCGAACTCTCTGTGATCAACCTTAGAAGATTATTTGCTCACAAAGGATCACACTTCATGGACTTACAGAAGCAGATCATAGATAAGTCGCCACCTAAAAGAAAGCTGATGACTGACACAATCTACTAG